A single genomic interval of Polaribacter vadi harbors:
- a CDS encoding ABC transporter ATP-binding protein, which translates to MIEVKDLRKGFGDVEVLKGITTTFQPGKTSLIIGQSGAGKTVFLKSLIGLHIPESGTISFDGRINTNFSIEEKMQWRQEIGMVFQGGALFDSQTVEENVMFPLKMFTKQSQAEMLERVNFVLDRVNLENSNDKLPAELSGGMQKRVAIARAIVMNPKYLFCDEPNSGLDPQTATVIDNLIQEITDEYKITTVINTHDMNSVMEIGENILFLKDGKKEWEGSSDEMFKTDNEAVVGFVYSSNLFKKVREAYLKETN; encoded by the coding sequence ATGATAGAAGTAAAAGATTTACGCAAGGGTTTTGGTGATGTTGAAGTTTTAAAGGGAATTACTACAACTTTTCAACCAGGAAAAACGAGCTTAATTATTGGGCAAAGTGGTGCAGGAAAAACAGTTTTCTTAAAATCTTTAATAGGTTTGCATATTCCAGAAAGTGGTACTATTTCTTTTGATGGAAGAATAAATACAAATTTTAGTATTGAAGAGAAAATGCAATGGCGTCAAGAAATAGGCATGGTTTTTCAAGGAGGTGCTTTGTTCGATTCTCAAACAGTAGAAGAAAATGTGATGTTTCCTTTAAAAATGTTTACCAAACAATCTCAAGCAGAAATGTTGGAAAGAGTAAATTTTGTTTTAGATAGAGTAAATCTTGAAAACTCTAATGATAAATTACCAGCAGAATTATCTGGAGGTATGCAAAAAAGAGTTGCTATTGCAAGAGCTATTGTTATGAATCCAAAATACTTGTTTTGTGATGAACCAAATTCTGGTTTAGATCCGCAAACAGCAACTGTAATTGATAATTTAATTCAAGAAATTACAGACGAATATAAAATAACAACAGTAATAAATACCCACGATATGAATTCTGTAATGGAAATTGGAGAAAATATTCTTTTTTTAAAGGATGGTAAAAAAGAGTGGGAAGGAAGCAGTGATGAGATGTTTAAAACTGATAATGAAGCTGTTGTAGGTTTTGTATATTCCTCTAATTTATTCAAGAAAGTTAGAGAAGCATATTTAAAAGAAACAAATTAA
- the ctlX gene encoding citrulline utilization hydrolase CtlX — translation MQQTTNSILMIRPINFRKNEQTAVNNFFQEDIDLKNAEINKKAQEEFDAFVFKLKSYGINVIVFSDTDEFDTPDSVFPNNWISFHADGTVGIYPMFAENRRLERRDDILVELEKNDFLIENVVDYTSAEEENLFLEATGSIILDRVNKKAYCALSARADEELFIEFCEDFEYTPVVFIANQTVNDKRVAIYHTNVMMCVATTFAVICLDTIDDKTERKNVVKHLKEDGKQIIEITEEQMNNFAGNMLQLKGENDELFLIMSQAAYDSLNQSQIARITNHCKIISSSLETIETCGGGSARCMMAEIFLPKNNS, via the coding sequence ATGCAACAAACAACTAATTCTATTTTAATGATTCGTCCTATCAACTTTAGGAAGAACGAACAAACTGCTGTAAATAATTTTTTTCAAGAAGATATCGATTTAAAAAATGCAGAAATAAATAAGAAAGCTCAAGAAGAATTTGATGCTTTTGTTTTTAAATTAAAAAGTTATGGAATCAATGTAATTGTTTTTTCTGATACTGATGAGTTTGATACACCAGATTCGGTTTTTCCAAATAATTGGATTTCTTTTCATGCAGATGGGACTGTTGGAATCTACCCAATGTTTGCAGAAAACAGACGTTTAGAAAGAAGAGATGATATTTTAGTTGAATTAGAAAAAAACGATTTTTTAATAGAAAACGTTGTCGATTATACTTCTGCAGAAGAAGAAAATTTGTTCTTAGAAGCAACAGGAAGCATTATTTTAGATCGTGTAAATAAAAAAGCATATTGTGCTTTATCAGCAAGAGCAGATGAGGAACTTTTTATTGAATTTTGCGAAGATTTTGAATACACACCTGTGGTTTTTATTGCGAATCAAACTGTAAATGATAAAAGAGTAGCTATTTATCACACCAATGTTATGATGTGTGTGGCAACAACATTTGCTGTAATTTGTTTAGATACTATTGATGATAAAACTGAACGTAAAAATGTTGTAAAACATTTAAAGGAAGATGGTAAGCAAATCATTGAAATTACAGAAGAACAGATGAATAATTTTGCAGGGAATATGCTGCAGTTAAAAGGAGAAAATGACGAACTTTTTTTAATTATGAGTCAAGCTGCTTATGATAGTTTAAATCAAAGTCAAATTGCTAGAATTACAAATCATTGTAAAATTATATCTAGTTCTTTAGAAACCATCGAAACTTGTGGAGGTGGAAGTGCACGTTGTATGATGGCTGAAATATTTTTGCCAAAAAATAATTCATAA
- a CDS encoding DUF389 domain-containing protein, giving the protein MEEDIQKNIKPHPPKEEQDSTENIKKDAKGLFENLKKFVVELFDFREDTDHAATIDAIKADIPFKGATAWILIFAVFVASIGLNADSTAVVIGAMLISPLMGPILGLGMSFALNDIATFKKSLKNLGVMIGLSLFASFMFFYFFPLSEDTSELLGRVKPDIRDVLIAFFGGLALMVARTKKGTIASVIFGVAIATALMPPLCTAGYGLAKGNFYYFLGAMYLFTINTIFIALAAFLVLKFLRFPMHKYANAAKRKRSSTIATLVGIAVMIPAIFTFVNVFQENQIKTQIEAFTKNEIKSNDHYILMEQPNYNEETKTLELKFFNEVSDAEENSLKNRLLTDPRYEYLNEITLKVRDSDTKSFEVITTAYKENREELQESKNIIAGLQKQITDLQETITSLNQRIEQDASYNNQKVIAFSTIAKDAKIRYTDIQQIGFAKMLFSKDFIKIDTIPVATIKWRAKMADSIIAPKERELRTWLQAEMKLDTLFIKREK; this is encoded by the coding sequence ATGGAAGAAGATATCCAAAAAAACATAAAGCCTCATCCTCCTAAAGAAGAGCAAGATTCTACAGAAAATATAAAAAAAGATGCCAAAGGTCTTTTTGAAAATCTTAAGAAATTTGTTGTAGAACTTTTTGACTTTAGAGAAGATACTGATCATGCAGCAACTATAGACGCTATTAAAGCAGATATTCCTTTTAAAGGTGCAACAGCTTGGATTTTAATTTTCGCTGTTTTTGTAGCATCCATTGGTTTAAATGCAGATTCTACAGCAGTTGTAATTGGAGCCATGTTAATATCGCCATTAATGGGCCCAATTTTAGGTTTAGGAATGTCTTTTGCATTAAATGATATTGCTACCTTTAAAAAGTCTTTAAAGAACCTTGGGGTTATGATTGGCTTAAGTTTATTCGCCTCTTTTATGTTCTTTTATTTTTTTCCTTTAAGTGAAGATACATCAGAATTATTAGGGAGAGTAAAACCAGATATTAGAGATGTTTTAATCGCTTTTTTTGGTGGTTTAGCATTAATGGTTGCTAGAACTAAAAAAGGGACTATTGCTTCAGTAATTTTTGGGGTTGCTATTGCAACAGCGTTAATGCCACCTTTGTGTACTGCTGGTTATGGTTTAGCAAAAGGTAATTTCTACTATTTTTTGGGAGCAATGTATTTGTTTACAATTAATACAATATTTATTGCTTTAGCAGCATTTTTAGTTTTAAAATTTTTGCGTTTTCCAATGCATAAATATGCAAATGCAGCTAAGAGAAAACGCTCCTCTACAATTGCGACTTTAGTTGGGATTGCTGTAATGATTCCTGCTATTTTTACATTTGTTAATGTATTTCAAGAAAATCAAATAAAGACTCAAATAGAGGCGTTTACAAAAAATGAGATCAAATCTAATGATCATTATATTTTAATGGAGCAACCTAATTATAATGAAGAAACCAAAACGTTAGAGTTAAAGTTTTTTAATGAAGTAAGTGATGCTGAAGAAAATTCTTTGAAAAACCGCTTGTTAACAGATCCAAGATATGAATATCTAAATGAAATCACTTTAAAGGTTAGAGATAGTGATACCAAGAGTTTTGAGGTAATTACAACAGCTTATAAAGAAAATAGAGAAGAGCTTCAAGAAAGTAAAAATATTATTGCAGGTTTACAAAAACAAATTACAGATTTACAAGAAACAATAACTAGCTTAAACCAAAGGATTGAGCAAGATGCTTCTTACAACAATCAAAAAGTAATTGCATTTAGTACCATTGCTAAAGATGCAAAAATTAGATATACAGATATTCAGCAGATAGGTTTTGCTAAAATGCTGTTTTCTAAAGATTTTATTAAAATTGATACCATTCCTGTAGCAACTATTAAATGGAGAGCAAAAATGGCAGATAGCATAATTGCGCCTAAAGAGCGAGAATTAAGAACTTGGTTGCAAGCAGAAATGAAGTTAGATACTTTATTTATCAAAAGAGAAAAATAA
- the pafA gene encoding alkaline phosphatase PafA — protein MKNSIIYLFAIVILFSGFKSDAKNPEKPKLVVGIVIDQMRYDYLTRFYSRYGENGFKRLLNNGFSLENAQYNYIPTYTAVGHTSIYTGTTPDNHGIISNNWYDKFLKESIYCVDDNTYTTVGNDSNEGKKSPFRMQSTTITDQLRLAQNMQNKTISVSIKDRSAILPAGHTANGAYWFDGGSRGQFISSSFYMDALPNWVTDFNNSGKAAAYLEQPWETLYDVNTYKNSILDDNVYEGKFKGETNSTFPHNIPALKKDNGNYSIIKAIPAGNSFTADFAKAAIIGENLGKGEFTDFLAVSFSSTDYVGHQFGPTSVEIEDTYLRLDKDLADLLSFLDKEIGKDKYTVFLTADHAAVDVPAYLQSLKIPAHYFSNRKFKEEVLEITQKYFNSTELIENISNYQIFLDKDKIESLGLTKSVVADKLVEEIINLDGVYKAVTAKTLQTARFTDGIMNSLQNGYNQKYSGDVLMIPFPATLTGGKTGTSHGSGYSYDTHIPIIFYGNGIQQGSSKKRHEIIDIAPTIANLLQIEAPNSSTGKIIVEALK, from the coding sequence ATGAAAAACAGTATAATTTATCTATTTGCAATCGTAATTTTATTCTCTGGATTTAAAAGTGATGCTAAAAACCCAGAAAAACCCAAACTTGTTGTTGGTATTGTTATAGACCAAATGAGATATGATTATTTAACAAGATTTTATAGCAGATATGGAGAAAACGGATTTAAAAGACTTTTAAACAATGGGTTTTCTCTAGAAAACGCACAATATAATTATATACCAACATATACAGCAGTTGGTCATACCTCAATTTATACAGGTACAACTCCAGATAACCATGGAATAATTTCGAACAATTGGTATGACAAATTTTTAAAGGAATCTATTTATTGTGTAGATGATAATACGTATACAACTGTTGGAAATGATAGTAATGAAGGAAAAAAGTCTCCTTTTAGAATGCAAAGCACCACAATTACGGATCAGTTACGTTTAGCGCAAAATATGCAAAACAAAACTATTAGTGTTAGTATTAAAGACAGGTCTGCAATTTTACCTGCAGGACATACTGCTAATGGCGCATATTGGTTTGATGGCGGCTCAAGAGGTCAATTTATATCTTCTTCTTTTTATATGGATGCTTTACCTAATTGGGTAACAGATTTTAATAATTCTGGAAAAGCAGCTGCTTATTTAGAACAACCCTGGGAAACCCTTTATGACGTGAATACCTATAAAAATAGCATTCTTGATGATAATGTTTATGAAGGTAAATTTAAAGGTGAAACTAACAGCACATTCCCTCATAATATTCCTGCTTTAAAAAAGGATAATGGAAATTACAGTATTATTAAAGCAATTCCTGCTGGTAATTCTTTTACAGCAGATTTTGCAAAAGCTGCTATTATTGGTGAAAATTTAGGTAAAGGTGAATTTACAGATTTTTTAGCTGTGAGTTTTTCTTCTACAGATTATGTTGGACATCAATTTGGACCAACATCTGTAGAAATTGAAGATACTTATTTACGTTTAGATAAAGATTTAGCAGATTTACTTTCTTTTTTAGATAAAGAAATTGGAAAAGATAAATATACCGTTTTTTTAACTGCAGATCATGCTGCTGTTGATGTACCTGCGTATTTACAGTCTTTAAAAATACCTGCTCATTATTTTAGTAACAGAAAATTTAAAGAAGAAGTTTTAGAAATCACTCAAAAATATTTTAACTCGACAGAATTGATTGAGAACATTTCTAATTATCAAATATTTTTAGATAAAGACAAAATTGAATCTTTAGGACTAACAAAAAGTGTTGTTGCTGATAAATTAGTAGAAGAAATTATAAATCTTGATGGTGTTTACAAAGCAGTTACAGCAAAAACATTACAAACTGCAAGATTTACAGACGGAATTATGAATTCTTTACAAAATGGCTATAATCAAAAATATTCTGGAGATGTTTTAATGATTCCTTTTCCTGCAACTTTAACTGGAGGTAAAACAGGAACTTCTCATGGTTCTGGCTATTCTTATGATACGCATATTCCTATTATTTTTTACGGAAATGGTATTCAACAAGGAAGTTCTAAAAAACGTCATGAAATTATAGATATTGCACCAACTATTGCAAATTTATTGCAAATTGAAGCTCCAAATTCATCCACAGGAAAAATTATTGTGGAAGCTTTGAAATAA
- a CDS encoding MlaE family ABC transporter permease, translating to MNYIEHIGKYFIMLGQVFKKPLKGRIFREALFKEIEELGLKSLGIIMFISFFIGGVIALQTALNLDSAFIPRSLIGFAAKRSIILEFAPTFCSIILAGKVGSYITSSIGTMRVTEQIDALDVMGINSLNHLVLPKVIATVFFYPFLIILGMALGIFGGWLAGVLSGLFSGVDYITGLQSDFKPFLIVYALIKTLVFAFLIATVPSYHGYYVKGGSLAVGEASTQSVVWTTILIVIMNYLLTQMLLT from the coding sequence ATGAATTACATAGAGCATATTGGTAAATACTTTATTATGCTAGGGCAGGTTTTTAAAAAACCGCTTAAAGGTAGAATTTTTCGTGAAGCTTTATTCAAGGAAATAGAAGAACTTGGTTTAAAGTCTTTAGGAATTATTATGTTTATCTCCTTTTTTATAGGAGGTGTAATTGCATTGCAAACAGCTTTAAATTTGGATAGTGCTTTTATACCAAGATCCTTAATTGGTTTTGCAGCAAAAAGATCTATAATTTTAGAATTTGCACCAACGTTTTGTTCTATTATTTTGGCAGGTAAAGTGGGTTCTTATATAACATCTAGTATTGGTACTATGAGGGTTACAGAACAAATTGATGCTTTAGATGTCATGGGGATCAACTCATTAAATCATTTAGTATTGCCAAAAGTAATTGCCACTGTTTTCTTTTATCCTTTTCTAATAATTTTAGGAATGGCTTTAGGTATTTTCGGAGGTTGGTTAGCAGGTGTTTTATCTGGATTGTTTTCAGGTGTAGACTATATTACAGGATTACAATCAGATTTTAAACCTTTCTTAATTGTATATGCACTTATAAAAACGTTAGTGTTTGCATTTTTAATTGCTACTGTTCCTTCCTATCATGGTTATTATGTAAAAGGAGGTTCGCTTGCAGTAGGAGAAGCAAGTACACAATCTGTAGTTTGGACTACCATATTAATTGTAATTATGAATTATTTATTAACTCAAATGTTACTAACTTAG
- a CDS encoding CIA30 family protein, which yields MNNSAHIIFEFSKQSNISSWRVVDDVVMGGVSSGNFEINEEGNGLYTGEISLENNGGFSSLRYRFDKINVEKFSKVILKIKGDGKKYQFRIKDNYQNYYSYIQTFETSKEWEFVEINLSDMYPAFRGRNLDMSNFSSNEIEEIALLIGNKKEENFRLEIRKIYLQ from the coding sequence ATGAATAATTCAGCGCATATTATTTTTGAGTTTTCAAAGCAATCTAATATCTCTTCTTGGAGGGTTGTAGATGATGTTGTAATGGGAGGTGTCTCTTCTGGGAATTTTGAAATTAATGAAGAAGGAAATGGATTGTATACAGGTGAAATATCTTTAGAAAATAATGGCGGATTCTCTTCTTTAAGATATCGATTTGATAAAATTAATGTTGAAAAGTTTTCTAAAGTTATTTTAAAAATTAAAGGTGATGGAAAAAAATATCAATTTAGGATAAAAGATAATTATCAAAATTATTATTCTTATATACAAACTTTCGAAACCTCAAAAGAATGGGAGTTTGTTGAAATTAATTTATCTGATATGTATCCTGCTTTTAGAGGTAGAAATTTAGATATGAGTAATTTTTCATCAAACGAAATTGAAGAGATTGCACTACTTATTGGTAATAAAAAAGAAGAGAATTTTCGATTAGAAATAAGAAAAATTTATCTACAGTAA
- a CDS encoding DUF3575 domain-containing protein — translation MSKKSLTIVVLLNTSILLCQTINSIKVDGLKSVLGIYQIELEHFKDNKWSYGLGFTFVDTSLRLFAKDETNSFDGFSISPFVRYYKNNNKSNSAFYQSNLRYFSVDLESDGKPREKMISLDINYGYQIKLYKKLFLETTIGIGAMYFLEGSETYKADFIPYPMLNLNITYKI, via the coding sequence ATGAGCAAAAAATCATTAACAATTGTAGTTCTTTTAAATACAAGCATATTGCTATGTCAAACTATAAACTCTATAAAAGTAGATGGTTTAAAATCAGTTTTGGGAATTTATCAAATAGAATTAGAGCATTTTAAAGATAATAAATGGTCATATGGTCTTGGTTTTACTTTTGTGGACACATCTTTAAGATTATTTGCCAAAGATGAAACTAATTCTTTTGACGGGTTCAGTATTTCTCCATTTGTTAGATATTATAAAAATAATAACAAAAGTAACTCAGCATTTTATCAAAGTAATTTAAGGTATTTTAGTGTTGATTTAGAATCAGATGGAAAACCAAGAGAGAAAATGATTAGTTTAGATATTAATTACGGATATCAAATTAAACTATATAAAAAACTCTTTCTTGAAACTACAATTGGTATTGGTGCTATGTACTTTTTAGAAGGAAGTGAAACCTACAAAGCGGATTTTATTCCTTACCCAATGTTGAACTTGAACATCACTTATAAAATATAA
- a CDS encoding SprT-like domain-containing protein — translation MNSNYQNFVPPKAIPFVQFLIDAHSFDLLIVNQRQTKHGDFRKLPNGKYQITVNNNLNKHQFLLTLVHEIAHHVTHQKFGRVQPHGQEWKKVFQHLMLPFLRLEIYPKEMIGHLANYLKNPKASTDSDVKLSLALRGNIAEEGKNFIFSLPFGTLFIFKNAVYKRGNIRRTRIECLEMKTKKVYLFNQNVEVKLYE, via the coding sequence TTGAATTCAAATTACCAAAATTTTGTTCCACCTAAAGCAATTCCATTTGTTCAATTTTTAATTGATGCACATTCTTTTGATTTATTAATTGTAAATCAACGCCAAACAAAACATGGCGATTTTAGAAAGTTGCCTAATGGGAAATATCAAATAACAGTTAACAACAACCTGAACAAACATCAATTTTTATTAACGTTAGTGCATGAAATTGCACATCATGTTACACATCAAAAATTCGGGAGAGTTCAGCCTCATGGACAAGAATGGAAAAAAGTTTTTCAGCATTTAATGTTGCCTTTTTTACGCCTAGAGATTTATCCGAAAGAAATGATTGGTCATTTAGCAAACTACTTAAAAAACCCAAAAGCAAGCACAGATTCTGATGTAAAACTTTCGTTGGCTTTAAGAGGAAATATCGCTGAGGAAGGTAAGAATTTTATTTTCTCACTTCCTTTCGGAACTTTATTCATTTTTAAAAATGCAGTTTATAAAAGAGGAAATATAAGAAGAACAAGAATTGAATGTTTAGAAATGAAGACTAAAAAAGTATATCTTTTTAATCAAAATGTGGAAGTAAAATTATACGAATAA
- a CDS encoding NAD(P)/FAD-dependent oxidoreductase produces the protein MKKQITIIGGGISAYLLASTLDVEKFTVTIYEKNKTTGRKFLVAGKGGFNLTHSEHLETFIKKYTPTDFLEKSLRNFTNVDFRNWLDNIGIPTYIGSSKRVYPKEGIKPIEVLNAILKHLEERGVSIKYEHIFSDWDKNNNPIINDKPVQSDYTIFCLGGASWKITGSDGTWLNTFAKKEIKTTSFQASNCGFEIDWKPNFIEKNEGIPLKNIAIYCDDKIQKGEAVLTKFGLEGNAIYGLSPQIREQLSTTKNALIFVDLKPSLSLENVYSKIKSSTYKNTTQILKKELKLSSAQIDLLKIYLSKELYLNAKSLSENIKKFPLKITNTATIDEAISTVGGIDLNAVSTYFELKKIPNQFCIGEMLDWDAPTGGYLLQGCASMGFSLGKYLNGKH, from the coding sequence ATGAAAAAACAAATTACGATTATTGGTGGTGGAATTTCTGCTTATCTATTAGCATCAACTTTAGATGTTGAAAAATTTACAGTTACTATTTACGAAAAAAACAAAACAACAGGTCGTAAATTTTTAGTGGCTGGAAAAGGTGGTTTTAATTTAACACACTCAGAACATCTTGAAACATTCATTAAAAAATATACGCCAACTGACTTTTTAGAGAAATCTTTAAGAAATTTCACAAATGTTGATTTCAGAAATTGGCTCGACAATATAGGAATCCCTACTTATATAGGAAGCAGCAAAAGAGTGTACCCAAAAGAAGGCATAAAACCAATTGAAGTTTTAAATGCAATTCTAAAGCATTTGGAAGAAAGAGGAGTTTCTATAAAATACGAACACATTTTTTCTGATTGGGATAAAAACAACAATCCAATTATAAACGATAAACCAGTTCAATCAGATTACACCATTTTTTGTTTAGGTGGAGCAAGTTGGAAAATTACAGGTTCTGATGGAACTTGGCTGAATACTTTTGCTAAAAAAGAAATTAAAACAACTTCTTTTCAAGCTTCAAACTGCGGATTTGAAATTGATTGGAAACCAAATTTCATTGAAAAAAACGAAGGAATTCCTTTAAAAAATATTGCTATTTATTGTGATGATAAAATTCAAAAAGGAGAAGCTGTACTTACCAAGTTTGGTTTAGAAGGAAATGCAATTTATGGATTAAGTCCACAAATTAGAGAACAGCTAAGCACCACTAAAAACGCACTAATTTTTGTTGATTTAAAACCTTCTTTAAGTTTAGAAAATGTATATTCTAAAATAAAATCATCAACCTACAAAAACACAACTCAAATCTTAAAAAAGGAACTTAAATTGAGTTCAGCTCAAATAGATTTATTAAAAATTTATCTTTCTAAAGAATTGTACTTAAATGCAAAAAGCTTATCAGAAAACATTAAAAAATTTCCTTTAAAAATAACCAATACTGCAACAATTGACGAAGCAATTTCTACAGTTGGTGGAATCGATTTAAACGCAGTTTCAACTTATTTTGAACTCAAAAAAATACCAAATCAATTTTGTATTGGTGAAATGTTAGATTGGGACGCTCCAACAGGTGGTTATCTTTTGCAAGGTTGTGCAAGTATGGGTTTTTCTTTAGGGAAATATTTGAATGGGAAACATTAA